A single region of the Rattus rattus isolate New Zealand chromosome 8, Rrattus_CSIRO_v1, whole genome shotgun sequence genome encodes:
- the Acat1 gene encoding acetyl-CoA acetyltransferase, mitochondrial, with the protein MAALAVLHGVVRRPLLPGLLQEVRCLGRSYASKPTLNDVVIVSATRTPIGSFLGSLASQPATKLGTIAIQGAIEKAGIPKEEVKEVYMGNVIQGGEGQAPTRQATLGAGLPISTPCTTVNKVCASGMKAIMMASQSLMCGHQDVMVAGGMESMSNVPYVMSRGATPYGGVKLEDLIVKDGLTDVYNKIHMGNCAENTAKKLSISREEQDKYAIGSYTRSKEAWDAGKFANEITPITISVKGKPDVVVKEDEEYKRVDFSKVPKLKTVFQKENGTVTAANASTLNDGAAAVVLMTAEAAQRLKVKPLARIAAFADAAVDPIDFPLAPAYAVPKVLKYAGLKKEDIAMWEVNEAFSVVVLANIKMLEIDPQKVNVHGGAVSLGHPIGMSGARIVVHLAHALKQGEFGLASICNGGGGASAVLIEKL; encoded by the exons GAAGTAAGATGCCTGGGACGAAGTTATGCATCCAAACCCACTTTGAAT GACGTGGTTATAGTGAGTGCTACACGAACTCCCATTGGATCCTTCCTGGGCAGCCTTGCCTCTCAGCCAGCCACCAAGCTTGGTACTATTGCAATTCAGGGAGCCATTGAAAAGGCAG GGATtccaaaagaagaagtgaaggagGTCTACATGGGCAATGTCATCCAAGGGGGAGAAGGACAGGCCCCTACCAGGCAAGCTACACTGGGTGCAG GTCTACCCATTTCCACTCCGTGCACCACAGTAAACAAGGTCTGTGCCTCAGGAATGAAAGCCATCATGATGGCCTCTCAAAGTCTTATGTGTGGACACCAG GATGTGATGGTGGCAGGCGGAATGGAGAGCATGTCAAATGTCCCGTACGTAATGAGCAGAGGAGCAACACCATACGGTGGGGTAAAACTTGAAGACCTGATTGTGAAAGACGGGCTAACTGATGTCTACAATAAAATTCATATG GGCAACTGTGCTGAGAACACCGCGAAGAAGCTGAGCATCTCGCGGGAGGAGCAGGATAAGTACGCCATCGGCTCTTACACCCGAAGTAAAGAGGCGTGGGATGCAGGGAAGTTTGCAAATGAGATTACGCCCATCACCATCTCAGTGAAAG GTAAACCAGACGTGGTGGTGAAGGAAGATGAAGAGTACAAGCGAGTTGACTTCAGTAAAGTGCCAAAGCTCAAGACAGTGTTCCAGAAAGAAAACG GCACAGTAACAGCTGCTAACGCCAGCACACTGAACGATGGAGCAGCTGCTGTGGTTCTCATGACTGCAGAGGCAGCCCAGAGGCTCAAGGTTAAGCCACTGGCACGAATCGCAG CATTTGCTGATGCTGCTGTAGACCCCATTGATTTCCCACTCGCACCTGCATATGCTGTACCTAAG gttCTTAAATATGCAGGactaaaaaaagaagacattgcCATGTGGGAAGTAAATGAAGCATTCAGTGTGGTTGTACTAGCCAACATTAAAATGCTGGAGATTGACCCTCAAAAAGTAAATGTCCACGGAGGAGCTGTTTCTCTGGGCCATCCAATCGG GATGTCTGGAGCTCGGATTGTTGTTCACTTGGCTCATGCCTTGAAGCAAGGAGAATTCGGTCTGGCTAGTATTTgcaatggaggaggaggggcttcCGCCGTGCTGATTGAGAAGCTGTAG